taaatggaaggaAATAATCAAGACATGAGCTTCCAGATGTAGCACTCACACAGTGTCCCCCTCTCTCCAGGGGAATGCACACAGAATCCATTTCCTGGAGAACTTTGTGTTTTGGTCAATGAAAGCCCACTTTGGTCCAGCTCAGTCTGGGGCTTATAGCCTCTCCAGGTTGACTTCAAAGCACAAAGCCACTTCAAAAAGACCCAGGAGTCAGCTACAAAcacactctctttctctttctctctcacacatgcatacacacacacacataaagtgaATTAATGTACTACAGGATTTCTTCCTCTGCCGTACACACCCAAGTTGTGGGGGAGCTCTGGGATCAGATGGTATGATGGCTGAAAAACTGTTTAGAGGGCAGTGAGTCATCACAAACCTCCCACACAAGCCAAACAAAAGCCATGAGATCAGGGCTTGAAACAATCCCGTCATCTCGCTTCTCACCACTTTCTAATGCAGCATTAAAACTGTAATCCAGTCATTGGACTAAAAAGCTGAACAGTTGTTTGGAGAGAAACAGAAACCGAATCATTCGGCATTTGTCTGATAGGAAGTATTAATTACAAGCTTACACATCAAGCCTTAACATCCCAGGGGGGAAATTTGCCCTTTTTTAATCAGTGAGACACAGTTTAATGCAGCTTTCTCTGCCTTTCATTAAGTAGAAAAGAGGTTAATGGTAATGCTGTGCATGCTCGAGGTTACACTAATGATCATCATCACCGTCATGTGAATTTCACTGATCAAAATTTAGGATTTACAATCAAATCTGCTGCCCCAAAAACCTACACTGTGAGCTCTGATGTGACACCTCCTCACAACCTTTTTTTGAGCAGGCGGAGAAGGTGGTCCTCGAGATGCAGGACCCCACAACGGGAGTGAAGCTACAGCCTCAGAGACTGGTTATCACCACAATACCACATGCTATTACTGGTAAAGTGGACACAAACACTCTCACATACACTACAGTGGCTTGATTTTTATCCCGTTGAGTGACTGTACCTGCACAACCTCGCCAGAGGATACCACGGTGTTGGAGCTACAGATTTCATCTCCATGACAACCCCATGGtctcagagacagagagagggaagaagtaggaggtgaaggaggaggatgatgatTGAGCAGGCGAGAGGAAACAAACATGTAGCGCCCGAAGCAAGAGGAATGCAGGCAgtaggtggtggaggaggagaagagagggAACCCAGACTTCTACGTCACCTGCAAGCTTTGAATGCCCAcagctgaatgaatgaaaacataCCAAAGGCTTCTTCTCTGCTGCTCTCTCCACTTCCCTCTCTCACtttctttgctgttttgttttctctccatCTCTGATTCCTTTGCttttcctgtttccttttcCTCCCCCTTCCCCCCTTTCTTTCATCTCACaagctttcctttcctttcctttcttagtttctttcttcctcttgtttctttcctttgcctttctgtcattttctctcttcttcacttgtcatccttctcctcctccctttTCTCCTTCCATGTCTCTCTTTGACATTAGCTTTCTGGCATTTACAGGCATGCACTGATGGACATAAACAACATACAGTATATTTAAAGTTGTTTGCTGTTCAAGCTGCCCTTTTGACTAGTGTTGTTTATTTCCATAGATTCTTTGTTACTTCTGACCTAGAGTCCTTTTTCCTCAGGTGAAGACATAGTTGTGTGGTTAGCAGACAGATTCCAAATCGATGCACAAGGTGAGAGATCAGGCAGCTGATGCCATCCCAGTTCAAAGTGTGTGTTTTGATAAAAAGAAGACAGTTTTAGGATGTTATCATGTTAGCTGACAGTGAAAATTGGTGATAGAACCTCATTTATAGCAAATCTGTCTTTTTTATTCAGAGGCGAGGAGTTTTGGCTCCATGCTGGTGGCGTTAGGATACATCTACCCTATACAAGACCACAAGCGTTTAGTGGTCAAACCAGATGCATCCCTGTATCGCTTCCAggtaaacacaccacattttaaAGCTTAGCCAAAATCTCAGCTGCAGCAAAGCCAAACGATCTTCCAAAACAGTATTTCTGGTTATGGGAAGATTTAGTTTTCATTGCTGCACACTGAACAGTGTTTTTGCAtgttgttaaaatgtaaaaaaagggATGCACATAGTCATGCAGAAACACACATAGTGTGCACTCCTGTTCCTGCTATCTAGTGACTCCACAACTCATGCAAAAAATGCAGTGTAAACTGAAATGCTTGCAAAGGTCATTTAAGTGTGACTGTTGTTTACctacaagaaaacagaaaacagagcagTTGCTAATTTATTAGGTGCAGAGCCTAAAAGATTgtgataaaaacacatcagtacaTCAAATTCATTTGATGTAAAGGCTAGAAAGTTGCTGTGTCTCTTAGCCTGAGCACATAGCAACTTCTAAGAATAATTATGTCGGTATATCATGTaagttcaaaataaaaatgcagagccatggaaggttaaaaaaaaaggttgatcGAGCCTTGTGAAGTAAAATCATGCACTTCCTGGAAGTTTTTCCatccaaaaatgtaaaaatgtgagaaacctttattttcaaaaatgtgtaaaaattaaatgtaaaattccTTCAGTTTAAAACAGTGCtgcatttttttcagtgcagaataatgtttttttttaaatactttttttcttcttcaaaaaaaagacagaaaggccctacactgaaataaaacaaacatctttGTAAAAACATtcaccatttttaaaataaaggaaTTTTCCATATTACTTTTTATGGATGTTTTTCACTATGCATTGCATTTTTACAATACATAGAAATGCCCGTACATTTTGGGAAAAATTAGAATTTACTGTCAGAAAATTTTGGggatatttttagttttttgagagatttttttcagtgtgataTACATATTTAATTCTGCAGTCagtcattatttttaatatattaacAGATTCATTTTATCAACATTATTGACCATGGTAATTTCCCATTGGTAAATTGGTTCCAGAAAGCGGCATGTGCCAGATTTTCTGTAATGGGTTTAGCATCTCTGCTGTAACATGCAATGATTAGATAATAAAAGAGTTTACCATTACAAGACACAAAAACCACTAAAGCGAAGTAAAACCAATTTCCGTCGTATTGATTTTATGATGTGAAACCCCAAATTAGTCTGGCTTTAGTTTCCTGAATGACTGCAAATTGAAAACAACCAACAAAAAACACCCTTAAATCTGCAAGAAATGAATCCCACTCACAAAAACGCTTACTGCTAATCATCACCTCTGCCCTTCATTGTTTCCAGACACCATATTTCTGGCCCACACAGCAGTGGCCTGTTGAGGATACAGATTATGGTGAGTGTATCTGAATGCATCCTGTTACTAAGAATCACTTACCGTTAACATCCATCTATGTTTTTGTTACCGAAGCAATCTACCTGGCAAAGAGAAACATACGTAAGAAAGGAATCTTGGAGCTGCACGAACAGGTGAGAATTGGACACGAATCCCACGGCGATTAATTTTCTCTATTGGCATTTACTGAGGTGTTGTTTTATGTCCTCAGGAGCAGTACAACCATCTTCACAAGTGGATGAATCATAAATGGGATTTTATAGTGATGCAAGCTAAAGAGCAGTATAGGTGGGTGTGCAGGAAGCTCAGTGATGTCGGGAAGCGTTAAGGGTAACAATGTGTTATGACTCTCTGTGTTTGGGTTGGGTTTTAGAGCTgcgaaggagagaaagaaaccGGACCGTGTGGTGTTTGACTGTCAGGAAAGAGCCTACTGGGTGGTTCATAGACCTCCGGTgagaacacacacatgcatgtttcTATCACTACAGAAGACGTTTGTGAATTTATATTTGAAGACTTAGACTAGCCGTCACTCAACCAAGTCCTTTATGATTTGCGTGAATGAGAATGGCTTTTTGCCACCAAAAGGAGCTGGGCCTCACTATGTGAttatataaacacatttatgtcCCCACAACATGAGATAATATAAGCATACATGCACAGATATAGTTATCAAGCCTGAACAGTAAACAGCAGATATTGGTACATTGCAGGTAAACAGAGAAGTAAGAAAGTAAATTGCACCACACTGCAATACTTCCCAAGGTATCTCATTATCTCTACCCATGATGTCTCATTACCACTGCATGTCCAGTCAGAGGAAAAGGGCACAACTGATTAATATTTCACACTGCATGGGAGAAAGTGGTAcagtggtttgcaccttgtGCACATCGAGCTTCTTGTGCTGTGATGCTGGATTACAGCTAGAACAGTTACCAAAGACAGTGACAGCTCCCAACCAAAGACCCATGTGTTTCCCATGAGTTAATTGGTTTGCAGTCATTTGATTAGGTGCAAAGATGTTTGAGGATATTCTcacttcagaaactgctgatctactgggattttcctgcacaaaCATCTCTCATATTGCAGAAATATGTCTTTCTAAAGTTTTGGTTGCATAATATATGTCACCATAAACTATATGGTCACATCATATAAAGTAGGGCCataataaaaacacagttaagtgcataatgttaaacaGTTGTGCTTTTCATTGTTTATGACTTCAGCCTTTAGGAAGAATATTGTGTTGACTACTGGTGACCTTTTCAGTAATGTAGCACGTTGTAGCCTGTGCTCTGTGACTTGTGTTGTGTCCTTTCAGAAGTGAGgtacactatattgccaaaagtatttgctTGTCTTCATTCACATGCgtatgaacttgagtgacatcccaATCTTAAGCCACAGGGTTTATTATGATGTCGGCTCATCCTCTGAAGCTATAACTATTTCAACTCTTCTTGGAAGGTTTTCTATAAAGTTTATGAGTGTGTCTATGGGAACCTTTGGCCATTCTTCCAGAATcccatttgtgaggtcagacactgatgttggatcAGAAGGCCTAGCTCCTGGTCTCTGCTCCAAAGGTGTTCTTTTGGATTAGGACtctgcaggccagtcaagttcttccacaccagaATTGCTCTTTAATGTCTTTATGGATCTTGCTTTGTGCCCTGGTgcacagtcatgttggaacaggaagggacTATTGCCATGCTTGagagcatgaaattgtccagaattgtcttggtatgctgaagcattaacagttcctttcactggaactacTTATCCATTGTATTGCCAGACAGAGAAGCATGATTCATCATTCCAGAGAGCACGTCTAGGTTGGGCATGCTTCACACCACTGCATATGACGCTTTTCTATTGTACTTGGTAACGTAAGGCTtgaatgcagcttctcagcATTGGAAATCCATTCCATGAATCTCTCTACATGCTGTTCTTGAGCATATCTGAAGGCACAcgtgaagtttggaggtctgtagtgCTCAACTCTGCAGAAAGTTCATGACCTCTGTACACTATGCACCTCAGTATCTGCTGACCCCACTCTGCCTACTCATGCCTTGACTTGTTGTACAGGTGGCATCCTACCACAGTACCacgctggaattcactgagtTCCTAAGATCTGTGAGTGTTTGCAGAAGCAGTCTACACGccaggtgcttgattttatgtCTGTGGCCAcagaagtgattggaacacctgaaattaaataatttggatgggtgagtgaatcctttggcaatatagtgtatgCACAGAAGACTTTGACCTAACGAGGGTCACTGGCACTGGCACTAATTTGTGTCTCATGGCACATGAGTTATCGCTGCAAGGGTGCTCTGTTGTCAATCCCTCAGTTGAGATTTCCATATGCATGCTGTAAAATAAAGCAATAAAGCATATTAATCAGCTACCAACGTTAAAAGCTGATAGGTCAAGTTCTGCCGGGAATTTTGAGGTACAACTACAACTAACCCATCCGAAGTTCTTAAATCCCAGTTCGATCAAACGTCCTGCTGTCAGACACAAAAGGGGCTCCTGTGTCTGCTGACACAGTATTAGACAGGAAGTTTAAATGCTGTGGCCGATTGATACTTACAAAATCAGAGTATTAACTGCTTTGCATTTGTtggtttgtgtattttaaagcttttcagACAAAAAGGATAGATATTTCTTCCGTCTTCCAGCCTTCAAGCATTTCATTCCTTCTAAATACTAAATCAGATATGCACACTCTTAATTTAAgatgcacaatttaaaaaggaagaaacttttgaccttttctaaaaaaaatcagtattcaataaaagcagaaacagatgtttcatgttgaaaaataaatataatgacACCTTGATGTAAATAACATATGCTGTCCTTAAAACTTCATCTTACAGGTTCAGATTGATCGTAATGACTGCTAAATGTGATTTAAAGTTAATGCATTTTAAAGCCCCCCGTGGGAAACAAATAAAGTACTTGAAGATGTATTCATAATGACCAAGAGTGAATTTGGTGATTGGCCTCTTCTTGTTTGAGATGGCCATGAGAAGTACGACACATTATCCGCTGATGATTAGCATTATAAAACAGCCATCTGTTTAATTAATTAGTCCTTTGGTAAACACTGTGTAATTCTCTTTTGTTGATGTGTATGTAGCCAGGGACTGTGAGTGCCATGGACTATGGACTGGAAAGACTAATAGATCCAAATGCACACGAGGTAACAGGTGAGTCTCTGCCTGACCCGCATGAACATAATTCCTTTCAATCAGCTTATATCCCATAAGAAGCTTTAATGCATTAATGCAAGTACAGTAAATGATATgtatgctgttttcttttattaaaattaaggccttctcttttcctttcttcttctctgcagGCATTTCCTACGGCTATGTTTTCAAATCCCAGACTTTTAGGCTGGTTGTGAACACAtctgcacacactcacatcacCTCATGAATGCACTTGCTATAATACttgctaacaaaaaaaaagtacctgAATCTCAGCTCAGGTTGTGAAATGATGTTGAAGGTTAGTGTTCACAAGTGTTCATCATGAGTCCAACAATGATAAAGAAGTGATGTATAAAACAGTGCTTTTTTCTGTGCAGAAATACATACAGTGTCCTAACTGTGAAGTCATAAAGTATATGGCTTATTATCTGTACTCAtacttttaatacatttttcctCAGGCAAAAACACCCGATGACTACGAGAGGATCGTAAGTTTTTTTCTACTCACTTGTTGGATGTTTTATTGATCACGTATAGTGGCAGCTCTGTGTTATTCTGGCTGTCATTTCTCTCCCTGTAGATGATTTTCATCCAGCAGTCCATCATGCGTCCCAGAGTGAAATCATCAGTGTCCATTGGCGCGTAAGACAGTCCCTCATATAAGAAGCTCGCTACTATCTGTAGCAAACCAGTACCCCTCCTATACCCTGGCTGCTCCATTAGCTGTATGCCTTAAAGTAACACACGCACATTAGTTTCAGCATAACCCCACTGAGTGATCTGTAAAGGTCAGACAGGTTAAAGCTGATGAGAAAGTGGGACCGTTGTGGAGGGCTGCTTAAGCTTATTGGTGGAGCCCTCCACAACAGTCTCAGTTtctcagtaaaaaaaagaaaaatactggcCCTGATTATATGATAAGTAGCTAGCTCAGTGGCTAGCTAGTAGAAAGTTCACTTGAATCTTTGACATATTTCCCACGTGTCTTTCcagcaaataaaaagaaaatgagaatctTCACAGTAGACAAACATGTATTGTCAAGTGTATTTGCTGTTCTCTGACTGATGAGGGATTAGATAATGTGAGTTATGCCTCCTGTAGGCTTGGCTGCACTTGCTTTACTGTTTCTGTGTGGCTGCATCATTAATGGTTAAAGACGTTATTTTCCTTCAGTGTGGTCGATGGTGACGTGTTTTTCCCTCCACTGCAGGTTGGTGAAATACTGCGCCACTTATAAAGGCCACGACCCTTTTCTGTCCAAGTGTCTTCCCAGCAACCCCTGGCTCACTGATGACGTCACATACTGGGCTTTGAATATGCCCAAGTGCGTAAGATGATTATACTTATAGAAATCACTGATTTTGGACAATAATTaagaatattttgtttttgttatctgTGCGGCACAGTGTGGAAATACCCACTAAAATGCGTGTGGAGAGGTGGACGTTCAGCTTTGGAGAGCTCCTTTCAGACCCTCGAGGACGAGATGACTTCAGACTGTTCCTAAAGAAAGAGTTCAGCGGTATGATAGTCTGATGCAATTTAAAGTCACTGTTGGTCCTGATGTTAAGCTTTCCTTCAGTAGAAGGGGTTAGGAATAATCTGAGTTTATATctggttattttctctaaaccTACTCAGGTGAGAACTTGGCATTCTGGGAAGGTTGTGAGGATCTGAAGTGGGGCACTGCTGCGACAATGAAAGAGAAAGCAGAGCAGATCTACAAGTAAGAACTTCTTGAAGAATATATTAGTCTTCTGGTAAATATTGAAGACAGTGGAGAAGAAAGtattatttgatttaaaaatcgCCAACTATGTTTACTGACAGTGATTTATGACTCTTTAATagttatatttattagtttaatAGTGACACAAATACATGTTGGacattcagtgtttttaatttttatttttaacattaaattcactcaattatttttaattaataaagattaaagattaaaacttaaaataaaactgagaaTTAATACAAATTTTGGTTGCCATCATCCAGAAATAATACGCCTTAGATTAATTACAGTTTAAATCTAAACTTTGCATGTAGTGAACTTTACCTGCAAGTATAGTGTTACTTTAACTGATGATTAAATGATGAAAACAATGCAGTGGATATTTTTTTCTCACATCTTTACTGAAGAAGAAGTTTTTATCTGGCTTTTGAGGTTTTTCCATGTAAGTGTCAAAGCATTTCCTCTTCATTCCTCCCACTTTCATTGATCTCAGGACTTTCCTGGCACGCGGTGCTCCACGATGGATCAACATCGATGGAAAGACGATGGAAATCACAGTGAAAGGTCTGAAACACCCACACAGATACGTCCTGGATGCAGCCCAGACTCACATCTACATGCTCATGAAGAAGGTCAGTAAACATGTCAGTAGGTGTGATCAGTGCAGAGACTGCATAAATTAAAACACCTTTTTGGATTTTGGTTTGAGCTGACTGTGGAGCTGATGGCGCTATGCATGCCCATGCTATAGCAACGTGTGTAATTTGCTCTAAATGGGAGCATGATTTGAAACTAAACATCACAAAGTATCAGATTAGACTTTTATTGAGACTATAAACTCACAAAAAAATGTTAACTGGTGTCATAAATGATTAAGTAGCAGGATAATGTTCTCATTGACCTTTATACAATATGAACTTTGTGACCAGATGaggtgccccctgctggccacttTTCAGACCTGGATGTCTATGGTTAAATCACAAGGGAACGGTGGGGTTGTATCTGTACCTGTAAGAGACCAACTCACTGGACCAACTGatagcattttgcattttgcaggACTCATATGGCCGATACCTAAAATCTCCAGTGTTTAAGGAAACAACGAAGAAGGCCGTATGTCCCGAGGAACACAAGTTCAGGTAAGAGGCACTTTTTGCATTGAATTTGTGGAGCTTTTCTCAGACATTGTTGGAAGATTTATTTGAAGCTTTTAGTTTGACTAACAGAAAATACGTCTTAGTCACAGCAAAGAGGAATGTTGCAGTCTAAACAACCCTAACAAATATATAACATAAACCTCAaattttctcttctctcctccgTACTCTTAAAGACAATCCTGAATTTTCAACTTTCAACTCTTACCTTGTTCCTGTTTCTTTTCCCCTCCCCATACATCATCCCAGTGACTCCCAGTTGGAGCAAAATGCAAGAAACAGACGGCCCAGTCTCAGTCCCATCATCATCCGGCAACAGGAGCAGGAGCAAAAGGCCAAGATGGCCGCCAGTGCCCCTGTTGACATCACACAGGTCATGAGCAAACTCAGCCAACAGGGCAAAGAGGCGCCTCCTCGTCGCACCTCAGTTAAAAATGACTAATTTTATTTGTCTAATTGCTATAGTAGTTACATAtaatacatgtaatacattatATGTTTAGACAGGATATAATGTTATATAATAAATtagaaaacatctataatatGTTGCTATTAGACCTTTCAGTGAAGAGTCATAGACCAGAGCCCAGCTAATTTATCAGCGTGCTGATATATCTGCTGAAATTAGCTGTTTGCTGATCTATTGGTATCCATATTGGTCATGACtgataaataaaatttttaaaatttaaagaatTGAAGTTGTTGTGCCTCATAACAACTTTAATCATGTTTGTGCATTGATGCTGCATAGGTAGATTTTAGGATATGTGTCAAAATATTCGATTTTCAAATCAACACATATCGGTCTTAAAAATCGTATATCGATCAGGCTCTATGTAAACATACTTTATATTTCTGTGTGAGTCACATGTTTGACGTCTTTGGAAATGCATGTTTCAAAATCTGAACCAACCTTTTTTTGCAACTCATGTTAATAAATTACTACAAGAAGAAGACAAATAGCCATCTATTGTCATCGCTGACATTTACGTCCATGTAAGCTGTAAGTGTtgtctgcttttttgtttgtcatgATACATTTACTGTGCTGTCCATCTCTGTGCATTCACTGTTGTTTAGTATGTTTTGAGTTGTCTTTGTTATCAGTCATAAGGTAATAAAACATTCATAAAACCACCTCATACTTATGTGTTTGGACTTAAGCCGTCATTTATTCACCgttttcatttttccatttaattCGATTGTAGCGCAATGCATTCaaattccttccttccttccttccttccttccttccttccttccttccttccttccttccttccttccttccttccattgtttctttctttcaaaaCCTGCTTTTTTGTGATGCGAAAGTGCAACGTTAAGACCAACATAAGTTTGCAAATTTACTTAACCATTTGCACTTGTTGTAAACATACGCTTGTTTCTACAGCTTGATCATTGAGATGATATTAAAATGCATATTAACTTATTAAAACAGCATTTTTCCACCATAGAGTGAGGTATGGTTCTCCACCTATCAAAACTgatgagcattgccgttatatTTTATAGCTTACATTTCCCTTTGCTAAAAAGCAGAGTTAAACAATAGGAAACTGAAGCTAAGGGCAAAACAAGTTAAAAGGAGTGTACTACAAATTTAtttggcaagaaaaaaaattctggaTTTAgctaataaaacagaaacaatgCCTGTGATGCTTAGGTTGGATATCcatttaaagtaaaattaaactgcTGCAGGCAACAAGCAACAGTGAGAGCTAGAATCAAAAATCTCCTGGGCTACTGCCGACCCTGTGATAGCTCGTAAGAATATTCTGGAAATTTTTTATCAGTATTGCAAAAGCAGATTTATGTGCCTCAGGCAAGGCACCTGCAAACAATTGTGCAGAATGGggagaacatattttaaaatactttgAAGTCGACAGACAAGAAACGGCATCATAGGCAAATGGGATAACACATTATGAAGATCTCGGGTAATCATCGCAGCACTGTGGGGTTTTGAGACCAACACTGATATCATGGGTTGATGATAAAAGTGATGACTGTTATCGTCATCacttaaaacaaaaaagttgttattgtttttccaTCTGGAGCAGGACTCACTGTTATGACATCATAGGCACTGAGGCATTTGTCCCAGGGGTATGTCagcctgaggacaaaaaacagctgGAAAATCAGGATACGCTATCAAAGCCCATTTTCCCTACTCAGTTACAGATgttatgttttttaaagtgctgtGCTCTCTGAGATGAAAGTGTGGTGCTCTAATGTGAGCTTTAATATCATGAATCAGCAAAGCTGAATGCTGGTCAGACCTTTCTTTACTTTGAGCGGACAGTGAGATTGTCTTGGAGGCTAAATATTAATTTCCTGTGGTTACAGAAAGTGAGAGGGCTCTATATTGTTATAATGAAGTTGATGTTATGAAACCTTTTGCGTGTTATGTCTCTTGTTAGGTCTGTAAACAGAATAGTGATGTATTCAGGGAACCATCTGCTAAAAAAATTCCAAATACAGACATGTATTTATCTGTCTGGATGCCCTCTGACTTGTGTCTCTTGCCCTTTGACCTCACAGCTGTGCCACTTTACCACTCCTGTGCCCCACCTCGCTGTTTATTCTGGCATGACTGACCCCCCCTCCGCCAACGCCTCGCCCTCTCTTCCCTTTTTGGCCCACACCCCAGCCTGTCCGTCCCCCATCAGCGTGGCCTTAGACAGCACCTCTGCCTCTGAGCGGCGAGCGGAAGCCAGTGAGGGGGAAAGTGAAGGGAACCCTGAGGCCCGAGCATCTGCAGGAGGGAACGTGTCCAAGTCTCGCATGGCTCTATCCCTGCGTCGTCTACTCAAGCGTGGCTGCACTCCCTCCTCTATGTTTGCCAGCTTGTCACCTAAATGTAATCCAGCTGCCGGGACAAGCAGCCGCATACAGCCAATCAGCCCAGATGAACCTAGTCAGGCTCCGCCCAGACGGATTGGCAAGTACGTGACAGTCATGCaggacttttactttgaaagacaTATGTTTTCCATCATTTTCGCTCCAATCCAGGAgtcttattttactttaaatttagGTGGAAGCGCTGAAACAAGAAGTGAAATAGTTGTAGAACAGGCCTGAGGAAGAGGCTGTTATCTGTAACTTGGACACTAGGACTATTTGTTAAttgcaagaaaggaaaaagaaattctccttgaatcgctaccttatcgtggtggaggggtttgtgtgtcccagggatcccaggggctatgttgcctg
Above is a genomic segment from Maylandia zebra isolate NMK-2024a linkage group LG8, Mzebra_GT3a, whole genome shotgun sequence containing:
- the LOC101467004 gene encoding regulator of G-protein signaling 9 — its product is MTIRNVLRDHGQRYRPRMACLKKAEKVVLEMQDPTTGVKLQPQRLVITTIPHAITGEDIVVWLADRFQIDAQEARSFGSMLVALGYIYPIQDHKRLVVKPDASLYRFQTPYFWPTQQWPVEDTDYAIYLAKRNIRKKGILELHEQEQYNHLHKWMNHKWDFIVMQAKEQYRAAKERKKPDRVVFDCQERAYWVVHRPPPGTVSAMDYGLERLIDPNAHEAKTPDDYERIMIFIQQSIMRPRVKSSVSIGALVKYCATYKGHDPFLSKCLPSNPWLTDDVTYWALNMPNVEIPTKMRVERWTFSFGELLSDPRGRDDFRLFLKKEFSGENLAFWEGCEDLKWGTAATMKEKAEQIYKTFLARGAPRWINIDGKTMEITVKGLKHPHRYVLDAAQTHIYMLMKKDSYGRYLKSPVFKETTKKAVCPEEHKFSDSQLEQNARNRRPSLSPIIIRQQEQEQKAKMAASAPVDITQVMSKLSQQGKEAPPRRTSVKND
- the LOC105941036 gene encoding regulator of G-protein signaling 9-like → MSLVRSVNRIVMYSGNHLLKKFQIQTCIYLSGCPLTCVSCPLTSQLCHFTTPVPHLAVYSGMTDPPSANASPSLPFLAHTPACPSPISVALDSTSASERRAEASEGESEGNPEARASAGGNVSKSRMALSLRRLLKRGCTPSSMFASLSPKCNPAAGTSSRIQPISPDEPSQAPPRRIGNFFQIKVDIPPECRIYPIESEDEDEENRAVSRERVGTKEIICPWESLTPQNGTG